CATTGGCTGCGTCATCGTAGGTAATAATCGCGTCATCGCTAAAGCCCATAATCTTACGGAAGCCTTAAATGATGTAACCGCGCATGCAGAAATGCAGGCCATTACCGCTGCGGCAAATTTCCTGGGAGGTAAATATCTGCAAAATTGTACGATGTACGTTACGTTGGAGCCCTGTGTCATGTGTGCGGGTGCGCTCAATTGGTCCCAAATTTCGAAGGTCGTTATTGGGGCAAGAGATGAACAGCGAGGGTTTATTAATAAAGCATTGACTCTTCACCCAAAAACAGAAATTGTTCTGGGAGTTCTTGAAAATGAATGCTCTATAATCGTAAAAGAATTTTTTAAAAGTAAAAGATAAATTAGTTCTTTACAGTGATTTTTTAAAAGGAATTTTTTCCAATTTAACGATGTCTTCGGATTTGAAAATTTCATTTCCCTTCCCAATTCACAGAAACGCAGTTCACATTTATAAATCTTTACCTAAATAATACAATCCTTTCAAGGTATGCAGTCGATCTGCGATATGTATTTTATCCGTCAGCGGTTTATATACATGCGAAACTCCGCCGGTTGCAATTACGAAACAATCTGCATCTACTTCATGGTTAATACGGTCGATAAAACCTTCTACCATGCCCAAATAGCCATAAACCATTCCGCTCTGCATACAGGAAACAGTGTCTAAACCCAGAACCGACTTTGGTTTTATCAATTCTATTTCGGGCAATTGTGCGGTGTCGTGGATTAAAGAATTCAGCGCTGTTATAATTCCGGGTGCAATAATTACCCCAATGGTTTCCCCAGATTCATTAATACAGCTCGCCGTAAGTGCGGTTCCAAAATCAAAAACGATTTTCTTTTTATCGGCGGGATATAAATGATGCGCAGCAACCAGGTTGGCGTAAATATCTGTTCCCATCTGTTTGGATTTAGGCTGTACGCCGGACGCGGTTTCCCGGTCAACGATGATCGGTTTCTTCCCGTGGATTTTCTGAATCGCGCGGGAAACGTCGTACGTTAATTGTGGAACTACAGACCCGATGATCACTTTATCAATCTTGTCTGCCTCAATTTTATGAGTTTGATACATCATCATAAACTGCATCTGCAGTTCGTCACTCGTGCGGTAAGGTTTTGTATTTAGGATCCAGGAAATATCACAATTGTCATCATCAAACAAGCCAAATCTGATATTGGTATTTCCTATATTAATTACGATGGAATTCATCTGTTTCTTTATTTTACCTGGATTTTATCCAACTGCATTATTACTAAATTTTTCAGACTCTGTTCCGAAATTATTTCACTTCTACTAAATTGTCTTCAAGATTAACATCTGCTAATCTTTGAGAAAAATCAATACCTAAAGCCGAAATCTGGGACTTATTGTATGGAATTGTTAAAGTATATTCCTTCTGTGTCCACGGCCAGTAAGCTTCAGTTTTGAAATCACCGTAAATATCTTTTTGTTTCCAGGTGTGCGTCATATTTAAAGGGATTTGATAATTGACTACTTTCTTATCCGTCGTTAAAATCGAAAAATCGATAGGCATTGGAATCGATCCCTTATTCTCTAAAGTCACCGTTGTGGCAAATTCACCGTACTTGATGTCTTTAATTGCATAATCAATGGTTTTCGTCGTGTTGATCCAGTAATGGTGGAACCACTTTAAATCCATCCCGGAAATTTTCTGCGCGATATGCATAAAGTCGCGATCGGTCGGATGTTTAAGATGCCATTGGTTGTAAAATTCTTTCATCACCAAAGCTAAATTTTGTTCCCCGATAATATATCCTAGCTGAACCAGGAACAATTCACCTTTGTAATAGGAGGCGAAAGAGTACGCGGTTCCATTATCATGGTGATCACCTAACCAACCTGCTGGTTCTTCAATTCCCCGTTTAACAAAATTTCGGTATCGGTCTAAAGTTGCAGTAAAAGGATTCGCTTTTGGAGTTTTTGGAGGAAATAACTGATACATAATAGAATCGTCGTAATAGCTCGTGAAACCTTCATCCATCCAAGGTCTTACACTTTCGTTATAGGCCATTATTTGCTGATTCCAGGAATGTCCACCTTCGTGAACCATCAAACCAACTAATCCATCCACACTTTTCGCTTCACCCAAAATCATGGTACACATTCCGTATTCCATTCCACCGTCACCACCTTGAATGAAGGAGTAGGAAGGATAAACATATCTTCCGTAGGTCGCATTCATTATTTGGAAAAATTTCGTCACATAAGGTTTTGACTCCGACCAATATTTAGTTTTCTCAGATTTTTGATAAACGAAATATACTTTTGGCCCATCTAAAACGACAAACGATTCTACGGTATAGTCGCGGTCTGCTGCCCAAGCAAAGTCAAGCATGTTTTTAGCGGTCCATTTCCAGGTTACTTTATTGTTTTTATCTGCTTTTAGTGAGGCCTTAGGATCATAACCTTTTACTTCAGAAGGGTTCTCTAAAGTTCCGCCGGCACCAATTACATAATCTTTATCGATTTTAATGTTGACTTCGAAGTCCGAAAAAGGCGCATGAAACTCTCTTCCTACATAATCAAAAGTCGCCCAGCCGTCGTAATCGTATTCTGCTATTTTCGGGTACCATTGGGTGACCGTCATATCGACACCTTCGGAATTGTTTCTTCCGGCGCGGCGAATCTGCATAGGAATTACGGCATCCCACTCCATGGTGAATTTTGTTGATGTATTTGGTTTTATAGGAGAATCCAAATACACTTTCATTACCGTTTCCTGAACTTCAAATTTCAAATCTTTTCCGTTTTGTTTGATCCAGTGAATATTCTGGGCGCCTTCTTCCTCTTTCGGAATTGAAGCCAAGCGGGAAATTCCATCCTTTTGTAAACGTGAATCTCCGTTTTTTCCCTGACGTGCTACTCTTTGGTCCATCATGGAGCCAGGTTTAAAGGCATTCCAATACAAATGAAAATAAACCACGTTTAACTCGTCCGGAGAATTGTTGGTATACGTTAAAGTTTGGTTTCCGTTGTATGTAAAATTCTTCGCATCTACGTCAATGTCCATTTTGTACTTCGCCTGTTGTTGATAGTACGGACCCTTTTGAGCTGACAAGAAACTGAAAAGTAAAGTTAGAATCGTGATAAACCCTTTGTTCATAGTAATTTTAATTTAAAGATGGAAAGATAAGAATTTTTGCTTTTATGGAAGATGTTAGGCTAATAAAAAACCCTTTCAGCATTTTGAGTTGCTAAAAGGGTGAAGTTTAGAGTGGTAATAAACTCTTTTAAGA
This DNA window, taken from Kaistella carnis, encodes the following:
- a CDS encoding nucleoside deaminase → MFTDEYFMKMALQEAQSAFEKDEVPIGCVIVGNNRVIAKAHNLTEALNDVTAHAEMQAITAAANFLGGKYLQNCTMYVTLEPCVMCAGALNWSQISKVVIGARDEQRGFINKALTLHPKTEIVLGVLENECSIIVKEFFKSKR
- a CDS encoding type III pantothenate kinase yields the protein MNSIVINIGNTNIRFGLFDDDNCDISWILNTKPYRTSDELQMQFMMMYQTHKIEADKIDKVIIGSVVPQLTYDVSRAIQKIHGKKPIIVDRETASGVQPKSKQMGTDIYANLVAAHHLYPADKKKIVFDFGTALTASCINESGETIGVIIAPGIITALNSLIHDTAQLPEIELIKPKSVLGLDTVSCMQSGMVYGYLGMVEGFIDRINHEVDADCFVIATGGVSHVYKPLTDKIHIADRLHTLKGLYYLGKDL
- a CDS encoding M1 family metallopeptidase, which gives rise to MNKGFITILTLLFSFLSAQKGPYYQQQAKYKMDIDVDAKNFTYNGNQTLTYTNNSPDELNVVYFHLYWNAFKPGSMMDQRVARQGKNGDSRLQKDGISRLASIPKEEEGAQNIHWIKQNGKDLKFEVQETVMKVYLDSPIKPNTSTKFTMEWDAVIPMQIRRAGRNNSEGVDMTVTQWYPKIAEYDYDGWATFDYVGREFHAPFSDFEVNIKIDKDYVIGAGGTLENPSEVKGYDPKASLKADKNNKVTWKWTAKNMLDFAWAADRDYTVESFVVLDGPKVYFVYQKSEKTKYWSESKPYVTKFFQIMNATYGRYVYPSYSFIQGGDGGMEYGMCTMILGEAKSVDGLVGLMVHEGGHSWNQQIMAYNESVRPWMDEGFTSYYDDSIMYQLFPPKTPKANPFTATLDRYRNFVKRGIEEPAGWLGDHHDNGTAYSFASYYKGELFLVQLGYIIGEQNLALVMKEFYNQWHLKHPTDRDFMHIAQKISGMDLKWFHHYWINTTKTIDYAIKDIKYGEFATTVTLENKGSIPMPIDFSILTTDKKVVNYQIPLNMTHTWKQKDIYGDFKTEAYWPWTQKEYTLTIPYNKSQISALGIDFSQRLADVNLEDNLVEVK